The DNA region TTTAACTATAGCAAATTATATCTCTGATAGAATTGCTGTAATGCATCTTGGAAAAATTGTTGAAATTGGAAAAGCGAATGAAGTAACAAATAATCCAAAGCACCCTTATACAAAAGCACTGCTTTCAGCTATTCTACCTTTAGAACCTAAGCAAAAGAAGCGAAAAATCTTGATCAAAGGGGAAGTTTTTAGTCAAAAAGCCATATCGAAAGGTTGTAGATTCTATTCTAGATGCTATTTTAGAAAGAAACTCTGCGAGAAAAAAGAGCCGATACTGAAAAAAGTTGGCAAGGAGCGCTTAGTCGCTTGCCATTTTGCTAATTAGTTAAAAAGTCAGCAATATTTTCTATCAAATAGTAGTTATCAAATGTATAACAATAAGGTTCCATAAAGAAAGTCTGGTCCCCGATCGCTAGAATTTCTTTATCTGGAAGCAACACTATGGGCGAATATTCTCCAGTACTTTCACTTTCTGAATTGTAGGTCATTTCGCTGGTAAAACCTATTTTTCCACTTTCTGAAAGAATATGAGTTGCAGTGAAAAAGACTGTCTTCTGCAAGCCTTGAGTTATATTATTATCATGATATTCCTCTATTATGATATTTCTATAGTTTCCATGCTTCTCATCTAAGTTGTACAAGTAGCCATTACCGAACAACATTCCAAAGTCTGTTGTCAAGCTATTCATGTAGCTAGTAGAATTTCTTGTAGGATCGGATATCAGTAAAAGTTTACCACCGGACCCAACATAATCTTTGATAGAAGTGATCTCTTCATCTGAGAAGAAGGTCTTTGGATTAATTATTATGAACGCCTTTGCACCAATCAACATTTCACCAAGTTTCTCTGAAGAGTTGACATACCTTATTGAGTGCGATCTTGAAGCTAATTCATAGAAGAGAATATTTGTTTCCCAGTGCATAAACCCATTTTCATGTGAGATATCAACTAAAATAAAATCACTATCGCCAAAACCTAAATTCATATCCTCAGAAGGCCATGATGTATTTATCGCCTGTTCATCGGAATCGATGTCAGGATTCGCATATATATAATAGAATGCTGGTGGATCGCGTATTTTCATAAGTGTATCCAAAGTCAAACCTGATTGATCTCTTGAAAGACCTATCGATACTATGAACGGTTTCTCCACGTAATCGTCTATTTCTATAACTGAGTATGTTCCTAAATTAGCTAATTCTGCAGCTTTACTTATAGCGTCATGACTTGATCCAACTTCATCGATCATGCCATTATCAGAAGCTTCTCTACCAATGTACATTAACCCTTTTGAGAGCTCAACTCTCTCTAATTTCAATACCTCTCCTCTCTGACTTTCTACTGCGTCTAGAAAATCATCTAAGACAGATTGAATGCTAAAAGGAAAGTCCTTCCCAGATATTCCTCTTTGCTTATAGGGTCCTGTTTCCATTACGCTCTCGAGCGGTTCTGGTTTTCCTGGAAGCGTGACGATTACCCCAACATTTCCAACCATCGCCGCAGGAACTGCATAAATATAATCCGCTGAAACAGCGATATAGTATGCCCCAGAAACACCGAAACCAACGACGTGAGCTACGATAGGTTTACTTTCACGTAAATCTAAGAGATTCATATAAATATCTTGAACTATATCAGCGAATCCACCTGGACTGTCTATACTCAATACCACAGCTTTGATGGTCTCATTTTTCTTTGCAAATTCTATCATATCCATTATGAACTCGTACTTTTCGCTGGAATTTATTTGACCGCAGATTTCAATTATGCCAATATTATTAGGCCTATAAGGTTTGGTTATGAAGAACAAAGAAGAATAAGCTGCTAATATCAATATTACGATAAGAAAAAGGCTCTTATTTTCCTTTTTGAAAATCGATTTTTTCAAAGATGCAAGTCTCTTATTTGATCTTTTCATCCTATGCACCTGGTGTATGCAATTTCTTCTAATTGATTAATGTAAATATAGGGCAAGCATATAAATTAGGCTTCATTTAAGAGTTTCAAATAATTAAGCAACCTGCTTTCTCTATAAATGGAGACATAGGAGTCTCCATAGTTACCAATAAATGGATACTCAATGGTGTCCATTTCTATTTCTTGATTAACTAGATAAATGCTAATCTTTAATTATAATATATCTGCTATACATATCTATCGAGTTTTAAGATGAACAATTCTCCTAAGATTGATTATTTTAAAGGCGTACTTGCAGGTGCGATTGCTGGAATTGTTGCGGGTCTAGTAGCTATTGCTTGCCAAAAAATAGCACTTCTGAATCGAGCTTTTCAACCACAAGTTTCTGAAGCTCAACAAATTTGAGAATAGGATCAACAGCAAGGAACTCAAACAGCATACATGCACTATTATGCAAGAAAGCGCGCGCTAAATTTTATTTCTGCTTCAGCATGTTTCAAAGGGGATTCACCGCTAATCCATGTAGCTGTCACAATTACTCTGCCTTGCTCACCAAAGATCTTAACAGTAGCTTTTCCCTCTTTCAATGTAACCTGTGTAGCATTTAATTCAGCTATGCCAGGACCTGAAAGCGAAAGCTTAACAATGTCGTTTCTAGTTGTATCTGTATATCCTGTAGCATTAACAGCATGAATTCGTACTAAGGCTTCTTTATTAAATGCTGATTGAGTGGGTGCAATTATTTCCAACCTATCGGCTACGTTTAATGAATTAGGATTGTTTAAATCTGGTATAGTCTGGTATAATGCAATTCCTATCACGGCTATAATGACCGAAGCTGAAATAACAGTATGAATGATGTCTCTTCTGCTTCCTATGTTTTTTTTCTTATTTGTTTTTCCCACTTCAATTCCCAGCAAAATGTAAAGTGGCATATTTATGTTTCTTTAATAAAAACCTTCTTTGTTTAATTTTAGATAAGTTACAAAAAGCATGTGGATTAAAAGCGCGTGTCTATTTTAGTGTGTGTGGGTACCTTGGTGCGAGCGTCCAAATTTGAACTGTAATTTCACAATAATTGCGCACATCAATTTTAATCAATAGAAGAAAATTCTAGATTACATACTTAGTATA from Candidatus Bathyarchaeota archaeon includes:
- a CDS encoding ABC transporter ATP-binding protein, translating into LTIANYISDRIAVMHLGKIVEIGKANEVTNNPKHPYTKALLSAILPLEPKQKKRKILIKGEVFSQKAISKGCRFYSRCYFRKKLCEKKEPILKKVGKERLVACHFAN
- a CDS encoding S49 family peptidase translates to MKRSNKRLASLKKSIFKKENKSLFLIVILILAAYSSLFFITKPYRPNNIGIIEICGQINSSEKYEFIMDMIEFAKKNETIKAVVLSIDSPGGFADIVQDIYMNLLDLRESKPIVAHVVGFGVSGAYYIAVSADYIYAVPAAMVGNVGVIVTLPGKPEPLESVMETGPYKQRGISGKDFPFSIQSVLDDFLDAVESQRGEVLKLERVELSKGLMYIGREASDNGMIDEVGSSHDAISKAAELANLGTYSVIEIDDYVEKPFIVSIGLSRDQSGLTLDTLMKIRDPPAFYYIYANPDIDSDEQAINTSWPSEDMNLGFGDSDFILVDISHENGFMHWETNILFYELASRSHSIRYVNSSEKLGEMLIGAKAFIIINPKTFFSDEEITSIKDYVGSGGKLLLISDPTRNSTSYMNSLTTDFGMLFGNGYLYNLDEKHGNYRNIIIEEYHDNNITQGLQKTVFFTATHILSESGKIGFTSEMTYNSESESTGEYSPIVLLPDKEILAIGDQTFFMEPYCYTFDNYYLIENIADFLTN